acagaggaggaggaagagggataaggagagagagaaaacgtATGTGACTGAGAGATGAAAATGGAACGtagcaaaaaaagatttttttttccatgagaagagggagaaaatttttttttggccaaaaaaaaaaagttgctacTCCTGGCAGCCGGGTTTGTCAAAAGAGGATGTCAAGTGCTTTACAATACCTGGGATTGATGAGGCGGGCGGGCCAATGAACTGCGCGCGGCGCCTCGGCGCGCCCTCAGTTGGCGCGGCGGCTGCGGGCAGGGGGGAGTGCGGGCGCACCAATCGGCGCCCTCGTCAGCAGCACGTGACACCTCCCCCTGCTCCCATTCATCAAGGGGGGGACGGTGTCTTCCTTTCAATTCATTTATCTGCAGGAATGATTGCTGCTATCAGTCTCGCGCTCACCGCCCGGCTGAGGAGGTGAAAGTTTCTCCCCAGGAAGATAAACCGCAAAAGACAATATTGTGCATGATTTGAGCcttttctttggctttttctttcttgctttttagCTCCCcccttttcattattattattttattattattatttttttggcaaaaagcagaggggaaaaaggagagtGAAGGAGCGAGAGAGGCGAGcctgagagaaaagaaagagcgaGGGGCTAGTGGAGAAGTGAGGAGGGGCGTACGGCGCGAGGCGGAGAGAGAGCGAGCAGTTGCGGCTCCTGCGCTCACATTCCTCTATGCTACAAATCCGGGAGGAAGTTTTTTGGGGGGGCTGAGATGCTCCATGGTTTTCCCTGGGCAGCTTTGACGCGGGGTACTCTCGGCAAAGACTGAGCGGCGAGAAAGTGCAAGCCCGGCCGGCAGGGTCTGCTAGGCGGGCACAGCCCGCCTTGCTCGCGGCCCGCAGCCGTCCGGCTTCCCCGCGCTCGGCCAGGCGGGCTCCCCAGCGCGCAGCGCAGCTGCCTGCGGGCTAGGACTTCGCGAGGTGGGTcgactcctcctccctcctcatcttcttcctcctcttcctccgcctcccattcctcctcctcctgcttttcCCTTCTCGGCGGGcgagggtggggggggcgggggaggccgggGCTCGCCCGGAGCAGCCACGATGCTCCTGGACGCCGGCCCCCAGTACCCTGCAATCGGCGTGACCACCTTTGGAGCATCCCGCCACCACTCCGCGGGCGACGTGTCCGAGCGCGACGTAGGCCTGGGCATCAACCCGTTCGCCGACGGCATGGGAGCCTTCAAGCTCAACCCCAGCTCGCACGAGCTGGCTTCAGCCGGCCAGACGGCCTTCACGTCTCAGGCGCCCGGCTACGCGGCGGCCGCAGCCCTTGGCCATCACCACCACCCGGGCCACGTCGGCTCCTATTCGAGCGCTGCCTTCAACTCCACGCGGGATTTTCTGTTCCGCAACCGGGGCTTTGGCGACGCGGCGGCAGCAGCCAGCGCTCAGCACAGCCTGTTCGCTGCTTCGGCCGGGGGTTTCGGGGGCCCACACAGCCACACGGACGCCGCGGGCCACCTCCTCTTCCCTGGCCTTCACGAGCAGGCGGCGGGCCACGCGTCGCCCAACGTGGTGAACGGGCAGATGAGGCTTGGCTTCTCGGGGGACATGTATCCGCGGCCCGAGCAGTACGGCCAGGTGACAAGCCCGCGTTCGGAGCACTATGCCGCGCCGCAGCTGCACGGCTACGGGCCCATGAACGTGAACATGGCCGCGCATCACGGCGCTGGCGCCTTCTTCCGTTACATGCGCCAACCCATCAAGCAGGAGCTTATCTGCAAGTGGATCGAGCCGGAGCAGCTGGCCAACCCCAAAAAGTCCTGCAACAAAACTTTCAGCACCATGCATGAGCTAGTCACGCATGTCACCGTGGAGCACGTCGGTGGACCTGAGCAGAGTAACCACATCTGCTTCTGGGAGGAATGTCCACGCGAGGGCAAGCCCTTCAAAGCCAAATACAAACTGGTCAACCATATCCGCGTACACACGGGCGAGaagcccttcccctgccccttcccaggaTGTGGCAAGGTCTTCGCGCGTTCGGAGAACTTAAAGATCCACAAAAGGACGCACACAGGTACGGAAACCTCTGTCCTtgaccccccgcccccgtctcccTATGCATCCCGGACATAAGACCCTAAATCCAAAAGTCAGTGGTTGGGGCGCGAAAATCGGGCCTCGGTTGGGTCTGGGAGTTAGGTTCCAGCCGGTAGGCAGCGGAAGTTACGCAGATTTTTAGTTTCGTGCTTAAATTATGAAAAAGCATAAAAGGAGCGCACAGGGAGGATCCGGGAATATAGACCTTTAAAGGAGGAATATAAAAGGCCGGGAGAGCCAAGAGACACACCGGGTTTGCAGAGGCTTGGCGTGCACGAAGCCGGGGGAGGTGGCTTATTCCCGGAGGCGCAGGCagccgcggcggcggcggaggcggccTCCGCAGCTCCAGCTGCAGACAAATCTAAATCTAAACATTTGCTTCCTGCCCACGTCCCCCTCTGTGCACCTTAGTGAAGTCTTTCCCAAAGGAAAGAACTGAGGAAATTGGAGGAGATCGGGTGAAGGGgcacaagaaagaaacaaaaccagagagacagaaaggagaaaggaagtggAGAAAACAAACAAGGCGGACCAGAGGAGGCTTTTGGAGGCTTGTGCATATTTAAATAGTCCAGTTTTAGTAGTAACCTGTTTGTGAGCAGTCTTGAGGAGTTGGGAGTGTCGAAGAAAGGCAaagatgtctttttctttctttctttctttctttctttctttctttttttttttggccaattAAATCCTATGAGGTGGTTTTCAAAACTCCGAATCCTTTACATCGGCCTTTAAAATAGAAACTGGTCGGGAACAGTTAAAAGAAAAGTTGGCGGAGAGCTCATGACTGTAGTCTGGGTCAGGCAGGCCATCCTGGGCCCGCTACTCCAACAACGCTGGGATCAGGTCTGCTTCCCTGTTCTGATTTTCCCGGGTGATTTCTGACAACCGCATATGGATCTTTGGGTTTATCGTCGCAGTCAGGGAAGAATTTGCGGCGCCGAGCTCTGGGCCGAGATTAcattataaaatgtgtgtgtaaagTGTAGGGTGGGGGAGGCGAGGAGGGGGTGCGGAGCGTCAGAGAGGGgttttgggggaggagggaagagcaaAACAGCAGGAGAATCAGCCCGGAATGTGCAAATTAGAAACCAAAAGGTAGGTGCTGGCTCCCGAAGTCCTTTGGATAGCCACCAGCAGAAAAACCTGCTAGTGCTAAgggatcttaaaaaaataaaataaaaatctaacaggaataataataataataataataatagcagcggcaacaataataaaatatagacttAATTGGATTagtagttaaaaataattaagatatttATAAATCTACTGCATATATATGACTTTACTGAAGATCCGGGTGTTTGAGCTTgcaacctttttaatttttttcatttgtttacatgaaaaaaaaatgcaaccacAGGTCTTGTTTTAATCAGTCCTGTCTCTTTCTCACTTTTCACGCCAGGGGAGAAGCCCTTCAAGTGCGAGTTCGAGGGCTGCGACCGACGTTTTGCCAATAGCAGCGACCGCAAGAAGCACATGCACGTGCACACCAGCGACAAGCCCTATCTCTGCAAGATGTGCGATAAATCCTACACGCACCCCAGCTCGCTGCGCAAACACATGAAGGTAATCGCCCAGCTCCTGCCACCCGCCTTCGCGCCAGGAGCCCACTCTGCTCCTCGGCCAGGACCGGCAGCGAGTGGCAGCCGGGAGGTGGCAGGAGCCGGTGGAGGCTGAGAGGCATCGGTTCCACGCTGCGGTgaggggctgggcagagagggcggGGGTAGAAAAGAGGGTGGGAGGACCCCAGACcgttctaaatgttttatttaataagaaaagcaaaaagaaagtgaACACTCGATCAGAGGCAGCGACTGAATTTGAATCTGGCCCAGACCGGGAGCTAGGGCTGCGCCAGCTGGAGGACACGTCCGAATGTGTCGCCCTTGTGGCTGGCAGCGTTGGCAGAAGAGTTGGGGTCTTGCCCGCAGATCTGAGCGAGCAAAGCAGCGGCTGCGAGGTGGGGTGCGGGGACATCTGCTGCTCTAGCCTCAAATTCAGTCACCTCCTTCGcaggtttggttttcttttgggAGCCCCTAGGTCACTATCGCTCTCTGGAGAACTGCCTCTGCCGGCCGGGGCAGGACGACCCAGCCCAAGTCAAGTCCCGCGAGCGAGGCCTCCGCGGAGGTCGAGGGGTTGCAGGGCTCCCCGGAGAGGCGGCGCGCTGCCTTCACGGGTCCTGGGCGGCTGCTGCTCCGGGTCTTTATCTCCTTAAAAACTCGACTTTATTCCCGCAGGTCCACGAATCCTCCTCGCAGGGCTCGCAGCCTTCGCCGGCAGCCAGCTCGGGCTACGAGTCCTCCACGCCGCCCACCATCGTGTCTCCCTCCACAGACAACCCGACCACCAGCTCCCTGTCGCCCTCCTCGTCCGCGGTCCACCACACAGCAGGCCACAGCGCGCTCTCTTCCAATTTTAATGAATGGTACgtttaaaatcagaaacaaaacgCCGATCAAAAACCTATTTAAGAGACTGAACACACGTATGCAAAATATTACTGAAAGAACCCTGCGAATCAAAACAGCTCCCCCATCCCGCAATACTATTTTTTTGAACCTGCCGGTAGACCCAGGACCGAGTAAGAGATAAAGCACCAGACCTTtaatttccccttctttttccttttttccccccttttggcAGAGGCTTGGTAGCCAAGGGGCGGGATGGGGGTCGGGGAGAAGGCGGCCGCCTGACCAAATGCTGCCAACCCGGTAGGCCAGCTCCTCATCAGAATTGGAACAGGCTCTCTGGGCTTcggctttctttttttcttctttgcattctTGTAAATACAGAATTATTAGCTTAAAACTGTACTGTTGGATTCTGTAAATAGTTATATCTCAGTTGGAACGGGCGGGTGGGATCGTGGCGTTGTGGTCTTTGCattgggggggaggggccgggagggcggggttgggggaagggtgggCGGCCAAAAGCCAACTGTTTGTACTGAATGGCAAGAATGTTCTAGTAAATGTGTACCAAAATGTGAATTACTTTGTACGATTACAGTCTCCACGTCGACCTAACAGAATATTATTGgtattaatgtgttttttttgtatAAAGTGCAAACATTTCGTCCCAAAGTCTAAGTACTTTAGTGCAGTAAAATGTTGTTTCACGTTCTGTCAAGATTTCGTATAGTAGGAGCCTGGATCTGCGTGTCAAAactgttccatttgtttatgtaaagtgatattaaaaaagatataaactaTAACTGTCAGTTGCTTTTGGCAAAAGATACAACCACATAATGTATATAATTCCTAGTTTCCATATTTATCCGCATGTAAAGGGCCGGTTTATTCATGTTACAGCTATTCAATATTTATGGCTAGAAGAACTCGTTATGTACACTTTAGTTTCCAGAACTGTTTGGTAACCTTTCGTACCTTATTAAAGATTCTTAAATCTCAGTGATTGTGGTAGGAATTTCTTcttcactctccctctccctgccaccccagcaaCCTGCTGCCTCTTCTGCCAGCCTTAGCAGTCCTTGGGAAAAAGCTCTCCAGTCTCCCTTGCCTTCCCTTTCTGTCATCGCAGGTTGTGTAAACGTGATAAATGAATGCTACCCTGCTGGCTCTCCGAGAGGGTGTAATTAGTATTTATAtcaaaatttatgaaacaaattTTAGGCCGCAGTATAATTTAAATGACCTTTGCAGACGTGGAATAACAaccataaaaataacagaaatagatTGCACAGACGACATCAATATTAATGTAGACGAATTGTCAGAAGCTCAGGGCTCACTCTGTAGTGTTGCAAATGAACTTGCAGCAGAGGGTTCGACTGCCCCCAAATTAAATTCCCCAGGCTGAAACCAAGTTGCAGATTTacaatatcatattttaaattgctgTCTTCAATTAAGCCATTTATGGCTATAACTAATTTTCAGGATGTCAATGCATGCTTTTCCAGACCTTCCTTCTTTGTATAAAAGTAAATGTCCTTAAAGCGGTttacttatatttctttaaatgtgatgctaatttaaattaattactttctatgatatgttattattactataattttaCTGCTGTTATTAGTTCTCTCAAAAATACATCTAGGGAAgagaattattttatgtaattttattatctttctatctcttttatttatttctcatttacttaAGAAATTCGTTCCATTGGCTGGCATTGATACAGTAAATTTGTAAATGAGGAGACAatataaaaaatctaaattacTTGTGCTTAATGACTGTAGCGGAACGCCTTTTCTCTAAATCAGATTGTCTTTCTTGCAGTTTAGTTTGATAGATTTGCAAGCTTTGCTGCTCCCTCTAAGTTAGCTGTGCTGGTAGGAATGGGAGCTTCTTTGTCTCTGGTTGTAGCTTGCATGATCGCCCCATTAAGCAGACAACGTAGCTGGAGATTACAAATCAGGGCCTTGGCTGTGTCAGAGCAGGAGTCAGATACGGACTCACTGTGGACCAGGAGGAATCTGGACCTGCTTCTTTAATACACTCTGTGAGTTCAGGAAGTGACTCTGAGGAGAAAAACAAGTGGGAAATACCCATGAAAGTATGATAGGCCCTTAAGATCTTCACACTTATTTAAAAGTGACAATTTTTAAGAGTATGCAAAACCAAAATgttaaattctctttaaaaattatttgttgacttGTACTTTCATCTTCCTATTTGCTATTTGTCACATTTAGCCTACAAAGTTTTGGTGGCTGAGGGgacttggtgaatttttgtagctcattaaaaactggaaatggtagtgtttaacttttaaaaaatgttattgtgattataaaagtaaacatCTACCTTTCACGAAAAGAGCGCCACCTTGCAAGGTTTTGCCAGAATTAAGGAGGTTGAACAC
The sequence above is a segment of the Phyllostomus discolor isolate MPI-MPIP mPhyDis1 chromosome 2, mPhyDis1.pri.v3, whole genome shotgun sequence genome. Coding sequences within it:
- the ZIC1 gene encoding zinc finger protein ZIC 1, producing the protein MLLDAGPQYPAIGVTTFGASRHHSAGDVSERDVGLGINPFADGMGAFKLNPSSHELASAGQTAFTSQAPGYAAAAALGHHHHPGHVGSYSSAAFNSTRDFLFRNRGFGDAAAAASAQHSLFAASAGGFGGPHSHTDAAGHLLFPGLHEQAAGHASPNVVNGQMRLGFSGDMYPRPEQYGQVTSPRSEHYAAPQLHGYGPMNVNMAAHHGAGAFFRYMRQPIKQELICKWIEPEQLANPKKSCNKTFSTMHELVTHVTVEHVGGPEQSNHICFWEECPREGKPFKAKYKLVNHIRVHTGEKPFPCPFPGCGKVFARSENLKIHKRTHTGEKPFKCEFEGCDRRFANSSDRKKHMHVHTSDKPYLCKMCDKSYTHPSSLRKHMKVHESSSQGSQPSPAASSGYESSTPPTIVSPSTDNPTTSSLSPSSSAVHHTAGHSALSSNFNEWYV